A window of Oncorhynchus tshawytscha isolate Ot180627B linkage group LG10, Otsh_v2.0, whole genome shotgun sequence contains these coding sequences:
- the LOC112260399 gene encoding G-protein coupled receptor 55: protein MASISDAMETNCSFDEVDHLMTSLELVIYVPIFVFGLILNVLALVVFCIFLRKWSESTIYMTNLALMDLLLLLLLPFKMHATNHQWAAHHRFLCSLLESLYFVGMYGSIYTITCIAVDRWVAICHPFRAKQLRSPRAALWTCILVWVVVLGGISPIYGFRKEETGSFHCFHTFSKEGWHPKVIGCLLSFGFVGPALVLVVCSAQSIRTLRQSGQESPKSRSCVKIIYSSLCAFLVPFTPSHLGILLQFLVHQRLIEDCLAKTRISLYIQVTMSLANITCCLDALCYYFITTEVRSSKQTFTFRRSMSQKRATTSTSEL, encoded by the exons ATGGCATCTATAAG CGACGCCATGGAAACCAACTGCTCCTTCGACGAGGTGGACCACCTGATGACATCACTGGAGCTCGTCATCTACGTGCCCATCTTCGTGTTTGGCCTTATCCTCAACGTCCTCGCCCTGGTTGTCTTCTGCATCTTCCTTCGCAAGTGGAGCGAGTCCACCATCTACATGACCAACCTAGCCCTCATggacctccttctcctcctcctgctccccttCAAGATGCACGCCACCAACCACCAATGGGCGGCCCACCACCGCTTCCTCTGCTCCCTCCTGGAGAGCCTTTACTTTGTGGGGATGTACGGCAGCATCTATACCATCACCTGCATTGCTGTGGACCGCTGGGTGGCCATATGCCACCCATTCCGCGCCAAGCAGCTCCGTTCCCCCCGGGCTGCTCTGTGGACCTGCATCCTGGTCTGGGTGGTGGTGCTGGGGGGCATCTCCCCTATCTACGGGTTCCGCAAGGAGGAAACAGGGTCCTTCCACTGCTTCCACACGTTCTCAAAGGAGGGCTGGCATCCAAAGGTGATCGGCTGCCTGTTGAGCTTCGGGTTCGTGGGGCCGGCCCTGGTGCTGGTGGTGTGTTCAGCCCAAAGCATCCGGACACTGAGGCAGTCGGGCCAGGAGAGCCCTAAAAGCAGAAGCTGCGTGAAGATCATCTACAGTAGTCTTTGCGCCTTCCTGGTCCCATTCACACCCAGCCACCTGGGCATCCTGCTACAGTTCCTG GTGCATCAACGCCTGATCGAGGACTGCTTGGCCAAGACAAGGATCAGCTTGTACATTCAGGTGACCATGAGTCTGGCCAACATCACGTGCTGTCTAGACGCTCTGTGTTACTACTTCATCACCACGGAGGTGAGGAGCTCCAAGCAGACCTTCACCTTCAGGAGGTCCATGAGCCAGAAGAGAGCCACCACCAGCACCTCGGAGCTCTGA
- the snorc gene encoding protein SNORC, producing the protein MPSLAHASGALETPSPVILLTETGNMANCSSVSRLVLMALLGLWVATLHSETAADPTPTLQGDNQDTLSGEGAYEVTTKDPFQDMTESVLTFEYEDTTHSQAVDEEESVLGPGAITAIVIAVVLGASVLLALIVITLRKFTAS; encoded by the exons ATG CCCTCACTAGCCCATGCTTCAGGAGCTCTGGAGACTCCCAGTCCAGTCAtcctcctcacagagacaggaaacatggCCAACTGCAGCAGCGTTTCCAGACTTGTCCTCATGGCCCTCCTCGGCCTCTGGGTAGCCACCCTCCACTCAG AGACTGCGGCAGACCCCACACCCACTTTACAAGGGGACAACCAGGACACGCTGTCCGGAGAGGGGGCGTATGAAGTCACCACCAAAGACCCCTTCCAGGATATGACCGAGAGTGTGTTGACCTTCGAATACGAGGACACCACCCACTCACAGGCCGTGGACGAGGAGGAAA GTGTTCTGGGCCCGGGTGCCATCACAGCCATCGTCATCGCAGTCGTCCTGGGGGCTTCAGTCCTCCTCGCCCTCATCGTCATTACACTCAGGAAGTTCACTGCTTCCTAG